Proteins encoded within one genomic window of Rhododendron vialii isolate Sample 1 chromosome 1a, ASM3025357v1:
- the LOC131304352 gene encoding zinc finger protein CONSTANS-LIKE 5, translating to MGMDEKSGGGGGKCLQVGWGVAAKLCDSCKAAAALLFCRADSAFLCIGCDAKVHSHGNARHERVWMCEVCEQAPASVTCKADAAALCVTCDADIHSANPLAHRHERIPVIPFYDSAESVVESATAAVTNFLESADDHRSTHHHTCPADPASDPPSWVIPNPTHKLPEEDAPEMKSIELLFSDPADQFLDFDYPIGIHNSGSDSVVPVQPTAKQTANPSPDSYIEIDFTSSKFNSFNNNNSSYTPQSVTHSFSSSSMDVGVVPDGSSVSEISYSYGKFSNKDLGGTTNTAPMSNGSDRQARVLRYREKRKNRKFEKTIRYASRKAYAETRPRIKGRFAKRTETEPELVKRFFNSGSHFQREDAGYGVVPSYF from the exons atggggatgGATGAgaagagtggtggtggtggtgggaagtGTTTACAGGTGGGGTGGGGGGTGGCGGCGAAGCTGTGCGACTCGTGCAAGGCTGCGGCGGCGCTGCTCTTCTGCCGGGCGGACTCGGCGTTCCTGTGCATCGGGTGCGACGCCAAGGTCCACAGTCACGGCAACGCGCGCCACGAGCGCGTGTGGATGTGCGAGGTGTGCGAGCAGGCGCCGGCGTCCGTCACCTGCAAGGCAGACGCCGCCGCCCTCTGCGTCACCTGCGACGCAGACATCCACTCCGCCAACCCTCTGGCGCACCGCCACGAGCGGATCCCGGTGATCCCCTTCTACGACTCTGCCGAGTCCGTGGTTGAGTCCGCCACCGCAGCGGTCACCAACTTCCTCGAATCCGCCGACGACCACCGGAGCACCCACCACCACACTTGCCCAGCGGATCCGGCATCCGACCCGCCTTCCTGGGTCATCCCTAACCCGACCCACAAACTACCCGAGGAAGATGCTCCGGAAATGAAATCAATTGAGCTGTTGTTTTCTGATCCAGCAGACCAATTCCTGGATTTCGATTACCCGATTGGAATCCACAATTCTGGGTCTGACAGCGTAGTACCGGTTCAACCAACGGCGAAACAAACGGCCAATCCGTCGCCGGATAGCTATATCGAGATCGATTTCACTAGCTCAAAGTTCAATtctttcaacaacaacaacagtaGCTACACACCTCAGTCTGTCACCCACAGC TTTTCTTCCTCATCAATGGATGTCGGAGTTGTGCCCGACGGAAGCTCTGTGTCGGAAATATCCTACAGCTAcggaaaattcagtaataaagATTTAGGGGGAACAACCAATACGGCGCCGATGAGCAACGGGAGTGACAGACAAGCTAGGGTTTTAAGGTacagagagaagaggaagaaccGAAAGTTTGAGAAAACGATCCGGTATGCCTCCCGAAAGGCATACGCCGAGACCCGGCCCAGGATCAAAGGCCGGTTCGCGAAGCGGACCGAGACAGAGCCGGAATTGGTGAAACGGTTTTTCAACTCCGGCTCGCATTTCCAGCGTGAGGATGCCGGATATGGCGTCGTTCCGTCGTACTTCTAA